TAAGTGCCGGGCTAGCCCGTAAACTTGCGCTTCTAACTCTTCCCAATGCCCAGCTACCTGGGTGCCATCGGCACCGCTACTCCCGCCCACCGCCTCGCCCAGCCCGTCATCGCCGATTTTATGGCTGGGGCGCTGCAACTGGACGCGGATGGCACGCGCAAGCTGCGGGCGCTCTACCGGGTATCGGGCATCGAGCACCGCTACTCGGTGCTGGCTGATTATGGCCGGGCCAATGGCGACTACGAGTTTTTTCCCAACACACCGGGCCTGGAACCCTTCCCGACCGTGAGCCAGCGCATGGCCGCCTACCGGCGCGAGGCCCTACCCCTGGCCCTGGCCGCCGTGCGAGAGAGCTTGCGTCAAGCCCCTGGCATCGAGGCTGGTAGCCTCACGCACCTCATCACCGTAAGCTGCACCGGCCTGTACGCGCCGGGTCTGGACATTGAGCTGGTGGCGGCCCTGGGCCTACCCCTGCACGTGCGCCGCACCTGCGTGAACTTCATGGGCTGCTACGCGGCCGTGAACGCCCTGCGCCTAGCTGACAGCATCGTGCGCGCCGACTCCGCCGCGCGGGTGCTGGTGGTGAGCGTAGAGCTGTGCACCCTGCACTTCCAGAAGAGCCACGAGGAGGACCACCTGGTGAGCAACGCGCTGTTTGGCGACGGGGCGGCGGCGGCCCTGGTATTGGGCCAGCCGCTGCCCGGCCCTACCCCCTGTCTAGCGCTGCAAGCCTTCCACTGCGGCCTCGCGCCCGAGGGTACCAAAGACATGGCCTGGCACATCGGCGACTTCGGCTTTGAGATGACGCTTTCGGGCTACGTGCCGGCGCTCATTGAGCGCGGCATCGGGCAGCTCACGGCCGAATTGCTAAAGGACCTGCCGGTACGCCGCGAAGATATCCGGCACTTCGCGCTGCACCCCGGCGGACGCAAGATACTAGAAGCCATCGAGAAAGCCCTGAACCTAAGCCGCGACGACAACCGCCACGCCTACCGGGTGCTGCGCGAGTTTGGCAATATGTCGTCGGCCACGGTGCTTTTCGTGCTACGCGAGTTGCTGAGCACAGCCTCATCTGCCGACAATGGGGCACCGGTGCTCAGCTGCGCCTTCGGCCCCGGCCTCACGATGGAGGCCATGCTCTTGAAAATCTGCGCCTAGCGCCGGCTTTTCCGCCTCCGGCCAGGGTAGCCGCCCGGCAACCGATTGAGACCCCACCCGTTAAGCTGGGGGTTAAGCCTCGCTAAGCGCAGTACTTTCGGCGTTCGAAGCGTACTTTTTCGCGCGCTTTTCCACTCTTCTGTCTCTCACCATGCGTATTCTACCCCTCGCCGCGGCGGCACTGCTGCTTAGCACGTTAGCTTTCAGCGGCTGCCAGTCTAGTGACAGCAACGCGCCGCTGGCCAGCGACCTCAATTCCAGCAACCCCGCTATTGCCGAGCAGGCCCGCAAGGTGCAAAGCCTGCTCACCGAGATGGGCCAGCAGCGGGCCCGCATTCAGGCCGAGCAAGACAAGCTCACCGCCCTGCAACAGCAGGTGGAAGGCTCGCGCCAGAACCTGGAAGGGCTCAAGAAGCAAGCTCAGGCCACGCCGTAGGGGTAGGGATTTACACTGCGTAAAGCGTTAGCCTTTTTCATTAAAACGTTATTTCTATGGATTGGGAAACATAGTTTAATACCTACTCGCTCAGAGTTTTAAAAACGAATACTTTGCGAACTCTGCACGAAACGCTATCTACCTAA
The genomic region above belongs to Hymenobacter psoromatis and contains:
- a CDS encoding type III polyketide synthase, yielding MPSYLGAIGTATPAHRLAQPVIADFMAGALQLDADGTRKLRALYRVSGIEHRYSVLADYGRANGDYEFFPNTPGLEPFPTVSQRMAAYRREALPLALAAVRESLRQAPGIEAGSLTHLITVSCTGLYAPGLDIELVAALGLPLHVRRTCVNFMGCYAAVNALRLADSIVRADSAARVLVVSVELCTLHFQKSHEEDHLVSNALFGDGAAAALVLGQPLPGPTPCLALQAFHCGLAPEGTKDMAWHIGDFGFEMTLSGYVPALIERGIGQLTAELLKDLPVRREDIRHFALHPGGRKILEAIEKALNLSRDDNRHAYRVLREFGNMSSATVLFVLRELLSTASSADNGAPVLSCAFGPGLTMEAMLLKICA